A single window of Leptospira semungkisensis DNA harbors:
- the tsaB gene encoding tRNA (adenosine(37)-N6)-threonylcarbamoyltransferase complex dimerization subunit type 1 TsaB, whose translation MNKILFLDATNTWILIGCYSRDEEGKITVLSKYEELHNRESSTVLITEIRNCLQKANWEKPDLIVTALGPGSFTGIRISVATARNLAQIWNIPAIGFDSLEIYTAHYYLEIETAISVSIEAKQSKIYFGLRDQRGYCGTLDIPPDLIAEKLPEDRLGSYITGLKFTDSPELYPGQNMKETLPSPMAILLEKANELTKALSNQADYSYELLVPNYLRGTYADDKPKVYYT comes from the coding sequence ATGAATAAAATCTTATTCTTAGACGCCACAAATACTTGGATCCTGATCGGATGTTATTCCAGAGATGAGGAAGGCAAGATCACAGTTCTCTCTAAATATGAAGAGTTGCATAATAGGGAATCTTCTACCGTTCTTATTACTGAGATACGCAATTGTCTGCAAAAAGCAAATTGGGAGAAACCGGATCTAATTGTAACTGCCTTAGGTCCCGGATCTTTTACTGGGATACGGATCTCTGTTGCGACTGCTCGTAATCTTGCTCAGATCTGGAATATTCCTGCAATCGGATTCGATAGTCTAGAGATCTATACCGCACACTACTATTTGGAGATCGAGACGGCAATTTCCGTTTCTATAGAAGCGAAGCAATCTAAAATATATTTCGGACTGAGAGACCAAAGAGGGTATTGTGGTACGCTAGATATTCCCCCGGATCTCATCGCAGAAAAGCTTCCTGAAGATAGATTAGGATCTTATATTACAGGATTGAAATTTACCGATTCTCCGGAATTGTATCCAGGCCAAAACATGAAGGAAACTCTTCCTTCTCCGATGGCAATTCTATTAGAAAAAGCGAATGAATTGACGAAGGCGCTTTCGAACCAGGCTGATTATTCTTATGAGCTACTGGTTCCCAATTATCTCCGTGGAACATACGCGGATGATAAACCCAAGGTATACTATACATGA
- the tsaE gene encoding tRNA (adenosine(37)-N6)-threonylcarbamoyltransferase complex ATPase subunit type 1 TsaE produces the protein MRKQFQNLTLEKLEIPARSISRLAGQLWNRGKFPILLLSGKMGSGKTTFSSRFVNSLLDFLKDKTDRSSLFVNSPTYTLMNEYPFPEIRNSSGEFLTVYHFDLYRLGSAEEISDLGFEEYWGRRGVCLIEWWEKAESELKNYKFLIRISLEEADEETRNMEMELLGSEWNDLDLSSEFLSSSEKSI, from the coding sequence ATGCGGAAGCAATTTCAGAATCTCACATTAGAAAAACTTGAAATTCCCGCCCGAAGCATCTCCCGACTCGCTGGACAGCTTTGGAATCGAGGAAAATTTCCGATCCTTCTTCTTTCAGGAAAAATGGGTTCTGGAAAGACTACCTTCTCCTCACGATTCGTGAATTCACTACTCGATTTTCTAAAAGATAAAACGGATCGTTCGTCCTTGTTCGTGAATTCTCCCACATATACATTGATGAACGAATATCCTTTTCCGGAGATCCGAAATTCTTCCGGAGAATTTTTGACCGTTTATCATTTTGATCTATATCGTTTAGGTTCTGCAGAAGAGATATCCGATCTTGGTTTTGAAGAATACTGGGGAAGACGCGGCGTCTGTCTCATCGAATGGTGGGAAAAGGCTGAGTCGGAGCTAAAGAACTATAAATTTTTGATACGAATTTCCCTTGAAGAAGCGGACGAAGAAACCAGAAATATGGAAATGGAACTTCTTGGCTCCGAATGGAATGATCTCGATTTATCTTCCGAGTTTTTGTCCTCTTCGGAGAAATCTATATGA
- a CDS encoding Hsp33 family molecular chaperone HslO, whose protein sequence is MQNQDTYYYGILPDVHFRFSSAEISYAVTAASNLHDFDDTGTELLARTMLSAFFLADLVKEETKLSVQIRFYDDSEIHSVLAYSTRNGRMKATLRHRPEEDVESGQISEENLGILKVFRWKDGECIYQSIVPFRNLSFEENIENYLRDSEQIPSFLIAYVKLEGLHWKVKGILLQALPEAKQEHIDAVREWAGAVEAKKNQIFDQNVSNALEELKGIWNTKLEILEEGRPEYRCDCSEEKIKELILNLGKEEAMDIAEEQGQIEVTCEFCNSIYRFPKDRVLELF, encoded by the coding sequence ATGCAAAACCAAGATACGTATTATTATGGGATCCTTCCCGATGTTCATTTTCGTTTCTCCAGTGCAGAAATTTCTTATGCAGTGACTGCTGCGTCTAACTTGCATGATTTCGATGACACAGGTACTGAGCTTCTTGCAAGGACAATGCTGTCTGCCTTCTTCTTAGCTGACTTAGTGAAGGAAGAAACAAAGTTAAGTGTTCAAATCCGTTTCTACGACGATTCAGAAATTCATTCCGTACTCGCATACAGCACGAGAAACGGAAGAATGAAGGCAACTCTCAGACACCGTCCAGAAGAAGATGTCGAATCAGGCCAGATCTCAGAAGAGAATCTAGGCATATTAAAAGTCTTTCGTTGGAAAGACGGAGAATGTATTTATCAATCCATCGTCCCTTTTAGAAATCTAAGTTTCGAAGAGAATATTGAAAATTATCTGAGAGATTCGGAGCAGATACCTTCTTTCCTTATCGCTTATGTAAAGTTGGAAGGTCTGCATTGGAAGGTAAAAGGAATCTTACTCCAAGCGTTACCGGAAGCCAAGCAGGAACATATTGATGCAGTTAGAGAATGGGCCGGGGCTGTCGAAGCAAAGAAGAATCAGATATTCGATCAAAATGTTTCAAACGCATTAGAAGAATTAAAAGGTATTTGGAATACAAAGCTTGAGATCCTCGAAGAAGGCAGACCAGAATACAGATGCGATTGTTCCGAAGAGAAGATCAAGGAACTGATTCTAAACTTAGGAAAAGAAGAGGCAATGGATATCGCAGAGGAGCAAGGACAGATAGAGGTCACTTGCGAATTTTGTAATTCCATATATAGGTTTCCTAAGGACAGAGTACTAGAGCTATTTTAG
- a CDS encoding beta-galactosidase — protein sequence MIFGADYYPEQWTSKDWEEDIRIMKDMGLTRVRLAEFSWALVEPKEGNFNFSFWQKILDLVHKHKMDAILGTPTATFPPWLAKKYPDILQVRDGVLRGIGTRRQACFSSSNYRKAVIKVVTKMAQALGKHPAVIGWQVDNEIGHEGSDIDHSDTSLKAFRVWLKNKYKTVQNLNETWGNVFWGVIFNDWNEIPIPGLHVSAGYNPSMIQDFYRFHSDTVVDFVKLQAEILRKHSPGRKLTTNLYPSPFLPVIDMSELFTHLDYVSWDNYPTWGDQAEPFPHPFISAMHQYNRGLKNQSFTVMEQISGFQGHDLLGYLPAPGQIKLWMKQAIVQGSDQIVFFRYRTARYGQEQLCYGILDHDKALTERYFELQKGISEILPHAQDFASEQFPADVAILHDIENSRNFKHQPVSSGLKYNPVPFAQVGYDIEMATWFSGMNILNVNTHFSPISKTDFSKYEVIVLPLYSMIDDKIVQSLKEFVEKGGTLVLGYRAGAKDKNSWMLDSQIPGPFSEMAGVRVRKFEAVSNREVKFRFRVLPGTCSKICEILEPTTAKVWARYTDKNKFYKGKPVITCNKFGKGFVVYIGSSLSPVSLMLLYRRVLRLADIPFRFYGPNVEKTFRKGKTKDYEIYINHSRKMSLAGFKILKPFEVRILPKTKNEA from the coding sequence ATGATTTTCGGAGCGGATTATTATCCCGAACAATGGACTTCCAAAGATTGGGAAGAAGACATTCGTATCATGAAAGACATGGGTTTGACTCGAGTTCGCTTAGCCGAATTCTCTTGGGCTCTTGTAGAACCGAAGGAAGGTAATTTCAATTTTTCCTTTTGGCAGAAAATTCTAGACTTAGTCCACAAACACAAAATGGATGCGATCCTAGGAACTCCTACTGCAACCTTTCCTCCTTGGTTAGCAAAGAAGTATCCGGATATTCTTCAAGTACGAGACGGAGTTCTTAGAGGTATAGGAACTAGACGCCAAGCATGTTTCTCTTCTTCCAATTATAGAAAGGCAGTCATTAAAGTAGTGACCAAGATGGCCCAAGCTTTAGGCAAACATCCTGCAGTGATCGGATGGCAAGTTGACAATGAGATAGGTCATGAAGGTTCCGATATAGATCATTCGGATACTTCTCTGAAAGCATTTCGTGTTTGGTTAAAGAACAAGTACAAGACAGTTCAAAATCTAAACGAGACTTGGGGAAATGTTTTCTGGGGAGTGATCTTTAACGATTGGAACGAGATTCCTATCCCTGGCCTTCACGTGAGTGCGGGATACAATCCTTCGATGATCCAGGACTTTTATAGATTTCATTCGGATACTGTTGTGGATTTCGTGAAACTGCAGGCCGAGATCCTTCGTAAACATTCTCCTGGAAGAAAATTGACCACAAATTTGTATCCGAGCCCTTTTCTTCCGGTAATCGATATGTCTGAGTTGTTTACTCATTTAGACTACGTGTCTTGGGATAATTATCCGACTTGGGGAGACCAGGCAGAGCCTTTTCCTCATCCATTTATTTCGGCAATGCATCAGTACAATCGCGGCTTAAAGAATCAGTCTTTCACGGTAATGGAACAGATCTCAGGTTTTCAAGGCCATGATCTTCTAGGTTATCTTCCCGCGCCCGGACAGATCAAACTTTGGATGAAGCAAGCAATTGTTCAAGGCTCCGATCAGATCGTATTCTTCAGATATAGAACTGCAAGGTATGGACAAGAACAGCTTTGCTATGGAATCCTAGATCATGACAAGGCTCTTACTGAAAGATATTTTGAGCTGCAAAAAGGAATCTCTGAAATTCTTCCTCATGCGCAAGACTTTGCTTCGGAACAATTTCCCGCAGATGTAGCGATTCTTCACGACATAGAGAATTCTCGTAATTTCAAACACCAGCCAGTTTCTTCAGGTCTGAAGTACAATCCCGTTCCATTCGCACAAGTCGGCTATGATATTGAAATGGCTACTTGGTTTTCAGGAATGAATATACTGAATGTCAATACTCATTTCTCTCCGATCTCAAAGACGGACTTTAGTAAGTACGAAGTCATCGTCCTTCCCCTCTATTCTATGATCGATGATAAGATCGTTCAAAGCTTGAAAGAGTTTGTAGAGAAAGGAGGAACGTTAGTCCTAGGTTATCGGGCCGGCGCAAAGGATAAAAACTCTTGGATGTTGGATTCTCAGATCCCAGGTCCCTTCTCCGAAATGGCTGGGGTAAGGGTACGTAAATTCGAAGCAGTTTCCAATAGAGAAGTCAAGTTTAGGTTTAGGGTCTTACCCGGAACTTGTTCCAAGATTTGTGAGATATTAGAGCCTACAACAGCCAAGGTTTGGGCCAGATATACAGATAAAAATAAATTCTATAAGGGAAAACCAGTAATCACCTGCAATAAATTCGGAAAAGGTTTTGTCGTATACATAGGGTCTAGTTTAAGCCCTGTCTCTCTCATGCTTTTATATAGGAGAGTGCTAAGGTTAGCCGACATACCGTTCCGGTTTTACGGACCGAATGTAGAAAAGACCTTTCGGAAAGGAAAAACCAAGGACTACGAGATCTATATCAATCATTCTAGAAAAATGAGTCTGGCCGGATTCAAGATACTGAAGCCTTTCGAAGTTAGGATCTTACCCAAAACAAAAAATGAAGCTTAA
- a CDS encoding LIC_10030 family protein, protein MKLNEIKELNKLLLTATKGKNEPVSLYVDNLHTSFLEFEETYILPSTSVFEIEFHAAESFLKSLLHLAPELVANCLVLPEPRPKRDIDRLFLIKPFYTEGEMFRENSPDIWKDKLPPYAVVTSFHLMHLGGANKEEIFQPAAQGKTMSVHTKRVYFSVRVVPLDSLTVHEGAVIDFSPKKYQESDFMVQISRDANEGVRHTYSEIFDEVDYSKQVGIIHETIGITSADWTLGKIFAPIAVEYLTLTARFLDASVETIAKDFISFHQVVDLLLRPDSMTLEESARNFFFAWLRSHKAERIISPSGNMAWKILREERT, encoded by the coding sequence ATGAAGCTTAATGAAATAAAAGAATTAAATAAGCTTTTACTAACCGCAACCAAAGGGAAGAACGAACCGGTATCCTTATATGTGGATAATCTTCATACGTCTTTCTTGGAATTCGAGGAAACTTATATTCTTCCTTCTACGTCCGTTTTCGAGATAGAGTTCCATGCGGCTGAGTCATTCTTAAAATCACTTTTACATTTAGCTCCTGAGTTAGTTGCAAATTGTCTAGTACTGCCTGAGCCTCGGCCCAAGAGAGACATAGATCGTCTTTTTCTAATAAAGCCTTTTTATACGGAAGGAGAGATGTTTAGAGAGAATTCTCCCGACATCTGGAAGGATAAACTTCCTCCCTACGCAGTGGTGACCAGTTTTCATCTCATGCATCTGGGCGGCGCAAACAAAGAGGAGATCTTTCAACCTGCGGCCCAAGGAAAGACAATGTCCGTGCATACAAAGCGGGTGTATTTCTCCGTTCGAGTAGTGCCCTTGGACTCTCTTACCGTACATGAAGGCGCAGTGATCGATTTCAGTCCTAAGAAATACCAAGAGTCGGACTTTATGGTGCAGATCTCCAGAGATGCGAATGAAGGGGTAAGACACACTTATTCGGAGATCTTTGACGAGGTGGATTATTCCAAGCAGGTCGGTATCATTCACGAAACTATAGGGATTACCTCGGCAGATTGGACCCTAGGGAAAATTTTCGCTCCGATAGCAGTAGAATATCTTACTTTAACGGCCCGCTTCTTGGATGCCTCCGTCGAGACCATAGCAAAGGATTTTATTTCGTTTCACCAAGTTGTTGATCTTTTGTTAAGACCGGACAGCATGACCTTAGAAGAATCGGCCCGAAACTTCTTCTTTGCTTGGCTTCGATCTCATAAGGCGGAAAGGATCATTTCTCCGTCCGGAAACATGGCTTGGAAGATATTGCGGGAGGAAAGGACATAA
- a CDS encoding inositol monophosphatase family protein, with protein sequence MESLAPPIDFPLEEVKKRVKSVQSVSGLILESARKLQKEIRVFGIVSDSEEKDRITKADELMGKFLIDFIRQNFPNDSIISEDYFRYEGSNSFRWVLDPIDGSMNFVRGIPLYCVSVGLEHRETPVAGVVFAPELDTRYSAILSQGAFKNGLRIDVSNTDALARSLLVSSFPTNRKEILNEVISDITAFISCGRSMRRTGSFVLDTCWVAEGVLDGIWEKGVKLWDTVASSVILTEAGGKLTDFQGKHFLSGQAEVVASNGKIHKQIIDILRNVRLSIGRN encoded by the coding sequence ATGGAATCGTTAGCCCCACCCATTGACTTCCCGCTTGAAGAAGTGAAAAAGCGAGTCAAGTCCGTACAATCAGTATCCGGACTCATTTTAGAATCCGCAAGAAAACTCCAAAAAGAGATCCGAGTCTTCGGAATCGTTAGCGACTCCGAAGAGAAAGACAGAATTACCAAGGCCGACGAGCTGATGGGAAAATTCCTGATCGATTTCATCCGCCAAAACTTTCCGAACGATTCAATTATTTCTGAAGACTATTTTCGTTATGAAGGAAGCAATTCCTTCCGTTGGGTTTTGGACCCGATCGACGGATCCATGAACTTCGTGAGAGGAATCCCTCTCTATTGCGTTTCCGTAGGTCTTGAACACAGAGAGACTCCTGTTGCAGGAGTTGTTTTCGCGCCGGAGCTCGACACACGTTATTCGGCCATTCTTAGCCAAGGCGCATTCAAGAACGGACTTAGGATAGATGTTTCTAATACGGATGCCCTGGCTCGATCCCTTCTCGTATCCAGTTTTCCAACAAACAGAAAAGAAATATTAAACGAAGTAATCTCTGATATTACCGCGTTCATCAGTTGTGGACGTTCCATGAGAAGGACTGGCTCCTTTGTTCTGGATACTTGCTGGGTTGCAGAAGGTGTATTAGATGGAATCTGGGAGAAGGGTGTAAAACTCTGGGACACCGTTGCAAGTTCTGTTATTCTCACAGAAGCTGGGGGAAAGCTGACTGACTTCCAAGGAAAACATTTCCTTTCTGGTCAGGCCGAAGTGGTTGCCTCTAACGGAAAGATCCACAAACAGATCATAGAT